The DNA region TAAAGAGACTGCCCCAAGGTCAATGACCTTGAGGCAGTCTCAACATGATATAAGGTTTTCCCGTCATCTTATTTAATGGCTACGAAGAACAGTCGGGCAGCGTCGTCACCGGCTTCCACCCACTCGAAATCGGCATAGCATTTGACGTCGCGGAAGCCTGCTTTGATAAGCTCTACCTTCATCCATTCGGGGTCATATCCCCGCTGGATATGCGTTTCTTCAAAGCGGCGGTAGACGGCAGGGTCTTGATGATCCCGTGCGAAGATGGTCAAATGATGCTCGATTTCACAGCGGGGCTCATCCAAATCACAGGTCCATATGTAGGAGACCTCCCGCTCATCCAGCACGAATGGCTGCTCCGCATCATAACGGATCAGCGTGTTCGGATGGTGCACGTCAAACAAAAACGTCCCGCCTTCCTTGAGCCCTTCATACGTACGGACGAAGGCGGAACGAATATCCTTCTCCTCCAGCAAATAGTTGAAGCAGTCGCAAAACGAGATGACCGAATCAACCGGCTCCGGCAGCTCCCAGGAACGCATGTCCTGCTGGACCCAGCGGACGCTCCCTTCGCGGAACAGCCGGCTGCCCTGCGGCGATCCTTCCAGTTTCCGCCTGGCAACAGACAGCATATCGGCCGACAAATCGATGCCTGTCACCTCAAAACCGGAGTTCACCAGCGGTATCGTTATGCTGCCGGTTCCGCAGCCGAGCTCCGCGATGCTTCTCGGCATGCCATGCTTGTCCCAGGCCGTTCTCGCGAAGCGGATCCAGTCGGGGTATGGCATATCTTCCATAAGCTGATCATATACGTAAGCAAACTTTCGGTAAGACAACATGCTGACACCACTTTCCCAGAAGCTTCTTCTTCGGTCGCTATTCGGCCGAACCGGAATTCTCCTCTTTTTTCACCAGATACGTCCAGCTTTCCTTCTGTGTGACCAGGCCATCCTTCATCAATTTCCCGAGCGCACGCTTAAATGCAGATTTGCTGATGCCAAAGCGCTGCTTAATAATGTCGGGAGGCGTTTCATCGGAGTACGGCATTGCGCCACCCGGACGTTCCTTCAGGAACGCCAGCAGCCGGTCTGCATCATCGTTACGTCCGATCTCTTTGCGAGGTACCATCGACAGATTCACCCGGCCGTCCTCGCGAATATGGCTCACCCGTACGCGAACCTCTTCGCCAAGACGAAGAAGCCGCGTCCGCTCCGAGGAGTGGATCATGCCGATCGCCCCAAATCCGACCACGCCCCCGTCGACGATAACGAAGGTTCCCATCTGCAGCGGTTTGTACACCAGTGCCGTAAACCATTCGCCCATCCACGATTTCGGCGCGTGGAAGGCGAGCGGAGCGAGCTCCTGCTCACCCGCAAGCTTGGCGCGCAGCCTGCCTTGCTTATCATGCTCCATCGTTACGAAAACGTGATCACCCACCTGCGGATGGAGCTCTTTCATCTCGGGCAGCTCCCGGATCGGGAGCAGCAGCTGCCTTCCGAGTCCCATTTCCAGAAAACAGCCGAGCCGGGGATGAACGTCCGCCACCTCCAGCTTTGCCGTTTCACCAAGGGTAAGCAGCGGCTTTTTCATCGTTGCTGCCAAACGGTCTTCCGTATCGAAGAAGATGAATACCTCGACGGTATCCCCCGGAGCAATGCTCCCGGTCACTTCCGAATAGTGCAGCAGGACATCCCGGTCGCCGCCATCAAGAAAGTAGCCGTAAGGCGAAACCTCCCTGGAAACCGTAAGCTGGACGATCGTGCCCGCGATCAGGCTCATACGTTCTCCACCACTTTGGCATCCGACCACAAGCGCTCGATGTTGTAATACTCGCGCTCGTCCCGGTGGAAGATATGGACGACAACATCCCCGATATCCATCAGCACCCAGCGGGCAGCATCCATGCCTTCCAGCCCCCGAAGAGCTACGCCTTTATCATGGATCCGTTTGCGGATCTCCGTTGCGATCGCCTGAACCTGCGTATTCGAATTCCCGTGGCAAATAACAAAATAATCCGCCACAAGCGAGATGCCTCTCAGATCCAGAACGACCAAATCGTTCGCTTTCTTATCCTCTGCGGCCTCTACCGCTATATTTAACAATTCTTCCGGTGTTATCGTCATGAATTCGCCTCCAATTGCTTAATGAGATCGTTGCGGGCTAGCACCGTCAACGGAAAAATGATCTGTCTGCGTGACAGCAGATGTCCGATCGTCGAATCAAACCCGGCTGCGAGCGCCTCTTCAAGGCTATGGTTGGCCAGTTCCCGAATATTATTCACACCGGGGAAATCTCTCCCCGGCTCAATATAATCGGCCAAACACACCACCTTGTCCAGCAGGCTCATCCCGACGCGCCCCGAGGTGTGATAGCGGATAGCATCGAGCACCTCGGCATCCGTTACCCCATAATCCCGCTCTGCGACGATCGCGCCCACTTCGGCATGCCACAGCTGCTTGTCATATTGGAGCAGCTCCGAGGATTCTCCCTGCTCCTCGAGCACCTTCCGGAGCTTTTCGACCGGCCAGTATTTGGCTACATCATGTAAAATCGCAGCCAAATCCGCTTTCCGGGGATCGGCCCCGAACCGGTCGGCCAATATAACGGCCGTCTCCATAACACCCTTCGTATGCTCCCAGCGCTTGGCCGGCATCTGGGAGGAGACGGCTTCGATCAGGTCTTCACGGCTGTACACCATATATACCGCTCCTAACAATATAATCGTACACGCGATCCGGCACCATGTAGCGGATGGAGCCGCCGGCGGCTGCCTGCTGCCGGATCATCGTGGATGAAATATCGATCAACGGCATGTCCGCGATCCGTACCACCCGTCTAAGAAAATCCGGCAGCGATTCTACGTTCAGCTTCGTCCCCGGACGGTTGACCCCGATAAACGTCAGCATTCCCGCAAGCTCCTCGATCCGGTTCCATTTCGGGAGATATTCCACCATATCCGCCCCGATGATGAAAGCAAAATCATGCTCGGGATACATCTCCCGAAGCTCCTTGACCGTATCGACCGTATAGGAAATGCCGCCGCGCCTGATTTCAATGTCCAGCGTGCGGAAGGACGGGTGGCCGGCAACCGCTTCGGCCGTCATTTCAAGCCGCATCATCCCGGTGACGCCCGCATCCTCCTTATGCGGAGGAATATGGCTTGGCATGAACCACACTTCCTCCAGGCCATAAGCGACGCGCGCCGCCTCAGCCGCCAGCATATGTCCGATATGAACAGGGTCGAAGGTTCCCCCCATGATCCCTATTTTCATTCGGCTCACCTCCCCTAGTCAGAGGACTATGATTACTCTGAACACCGATCCTCTGCCTTAAGGCAGTTCGATCGTCTTATGATCCTTCGATTCCTTATAGAGAACAATCGTCTTTCCGATAACTTGGACCAATTCGGCGCCGGCCCCTTCGGCCAGCTCCTCGGCGATGTCGCGAGGATCCTCCAGGCAGTTGTTGAGCACCGATATTTTCAGCAGCTCCCGCTTCTCAATTGCTTCTTCGATATGGCGGATCAGATGCTCATTGCTGCCGCCTTTGCCTACCTGGAACAGCGGATCCAAATGATGGGCAAGCGAACGTAAGTGTCGTTTTTGCTTTCCTGTTAACATGCTTGGTCATTACCCCTTAATTCATCATCTATACAAGCCTTTTCGCTTGTTTGAAAACTATATTGTAGCTTTAGCTTACCCATTAATCAATAAGAATGAATCCTTTACAGCAAGCTTGCGAGTACCGCTTCCTTCATCGCCTGCACCGGTGCCCTGAGACCGGTCCAATATTCCAGGGCATAAGCGCCCTGATTGATGAACATGCCCAGTCCCCCGTGCACGGTGCAATTCCTCTGCTCGCTCTGCAGCAGCAGCTCGGTTTTCAGCGGATTATAGATCAGGTCGCTGACGACCGCCCCCTCAGGAATCCATTCCGGATGAACCGGCATTTCTGAAATTCGGGGGTGCATGCCGACCGATGTCGTATTAATGATGACCTCCGCTCGCGAAAGCACGTCCTTAGCATGCTCTTCGCCGCAGCCGTGAAGCTCGGCCATCGTTCCCCATTCCTCCGCAAGCGCCTTGGCCTTGTCTTCGGTCCGGTTAATGATGGAGATCGATTCCGGCTGTTCGCCGATCAAGGCATAAATGATGCCGCGGGCAGCACCGCCGGCTCCGAGCACCGCAATACGCTTGCCCTTGAGATCTGGGCATGCCTCCTCCTTCAAGGAACGCACATACCCGATTCCGTCTGTATTGTAGCCCGTCAGCCTGCCGTTATCGTTCACAATCGTGTTGACGGCGCCGATCCGGGCCGCGCCCTCATCAACGGCATCCAAATACTGCATGACTTCCACCTTATGGGGGATCGTTACGTTCACTCCGCGAAATCCGAGCGTCTTCACCGCATCAATCGCCTCCCCCAATCGTTCAGGCCGGATATGGAGCGGTATATAAGCCCCCTGCAAGCCTAAAGCGGCAAGTGCCGCGTTATGCATGGCCGGCGATTTGGAATGGCCGATAGGATCTCCCATGACGCCGAGCTTCAAATAATCGGTGCCGGCTTGTGTCTCCTTCATTGTATCTCCCCCGTATCTCCCGTGAATAACCGTCTTCGGCCTGGAAGACGCGTTAACGACGTATTTAAATCAGCGAAGGACGAGTCAGCACCTTGACTCCCTTCGGCGCGTGAACGGCCACGAGCGCCCCTTGGTCGCCATTAACCTTGATCCATCCGAGGCCGGAAATGAACACATCGGTCCGGGAGCCTTTCGGAATACGGATTTCATGCCTTGTCCATTCCGGCAGCTCGGCCAGCCTCTCGCGGGTCGGCGGAGAGAGCAGCTCCCCAGCATGCTCTTCGAACAACGCATCCGCCCGTTCAAGCTTCGTCCGGTGAATGTTGAGCCTTCCGCTGATAAAGCACGTAAACGATTGATGGACTCCCTGCACGAAATCAAAGCGGGCAAAGCCGCCGAAGAACAGGGTCTGGCCTTCATTAAGCTGGTAAACCGCCGGCTTCAGCGGATTTTCCGGCATGACCTCACGCAGGTCCTCCCGGCTCACGAGTTCGCTGTAACGCCAAGGGTACACAATGCCCGGGGTATCGATAATATCCCGTCCATCATCCAGCGGAATATGGACCATATCCAGCGTGGTCCCCGGATAGCGTGAGGTGGTCAGCTCCTGCTCCAAGTCGCTGTAGTCGCGGATTAAGCGGTTGATCAGACTGGACTTTCCGACATTGGTGGCACCGACGACATATACGTCCCGGTCCCCTCTGTGATAAGCAACCGTTTCAAGCAGCCGTTCAAAGCCCTGATTTTTCTTCGCACTACACAGAACGATGTCTTCCGTCTTTAACCCATGTTCCTTGCACTGCTTCTGGACCCAATTCAGAACCTTGTTCCAGTTGGTTACCTTCGGCAAGAGATCGGTTTTATTGACAGCCAGTATGACCGGATTATTTCCGACAAAACGCTGCAGTCCGGAAATCAGGCTCCCTTCGAAATCAAAAAGGTCCACGATATGAATGACCAGCGCATTCTTTCCGCCGATCTGTCCCAACAAACGTAAAAATTCGTCCTGATCGACGGCAACCGAGGACGCTTCATTGTAATTTTTGATTCGGAAGCAGCGCTGGCAAATAACCGGATCGCGCTCCCATGCCTTCTCCGGCAAATAACCCGGCTGATCCTGGGCCGCGCTTTGCAGCCGGATTCCGCAGCCGCTGCATTTCTTGATGTCTTCGCCTGTTGACAAGGTCATGATTTCGGTTCCTCCTCAAGCCATAGTCCTTTTTTGCGCAGCCGGGTCAACGCAATCCGCTCCACCCGGCGGTTCACCATGCGCGTAAACCAGCCCTCGTCATTAATGGCGATGGGCATCACCAAAACCGTATATAAACCGAGCCGGTTTCCGCCATAAACGTCGGTGAGCATTTGATCGCCGACGACAATCGTTTTGTCCGCGGTCAGTTCCATCATCTTCATCGCCTTGCGGAACGGCGCATTGCTCGGCTTACGGGCTTCATGCACATATTGGATATCGAGCGGCGTTGCGAATTTCGAGACCCGCTCAAGCTGGTTGTTCGAAACGATGATCAGCTGAAAGCCGATCTCCTTCACTTTCTTAAACCAGTCCACGAGCTCCGGCGTGGCGAGCGGCGCCTTCGCGCCGACGAGCGTATTGTCGAGATCCGTAATGATGCCGCGATATCCTTGCTCGTACAGCTCTTCCAGGTCAATATCGAAAACCGTATTGACACGGAGCTTCGGAATTAGCATTTCAAACAATTTCGTCACCTCAATTTCATACGAAAAACTATACCATAATCCGGTTCCGTAGTAAAAATAATCACGAGCAAAAGCTCTTGAATCGTTAATACCGAAATATTCAGCAAAAGACCACCGTCATCCCCACTAAAGGGACTCGGGCGGCCTATGCATTTACCGTTGCCGGTTAAGATCTGAATAAGGCCGCCTCCGGGATCAAGCCGCTAAGGGCGAAACTCCCTCCTCTTCACTTGGACGAGGACTGCCACGCGCTTTCCTTAAGCCAGACGTACCTTCCGAATCATTTTTTTGAGGACCTCCGCATCGGCCTGAACAAGACGCCACTGCTCCTCCGACACCTCAGCCGGACTATAGCGGGCCGCCTCGAACTGCTGCAGCAGCGGCTTCAGCTGCGGCTCCAGCAATGGATGGGCCTCGCTCCAGCGGCGGACCGATTCGCGCAGCGTTTCATTGTCCTGACGGACCAACCCTTTGCGCTGCACCGACCTCAGCCATCGCTCGGTCTCCGCAATGACCTTGTCGGCTGCGGACAGCGGCTTGCCTGCACGGAGACGCGCCCCGGCAAACCGCAGATTAATGCGCATTCTCCACAAAATATAAACGATCCACAGTCCAATCACAACAGCTGCCGCGATGCCGATGCCTTTCCCCCATCCGGAAGATTGATCGCCAGATGTATTGGCAGATGTCGTTTCCGCCTCTTCCTGTTCCTCTTCTTGTACCTCTTCTTGAACCACCGGCTCGGCTTCAGGCTCGCCCGTAAGGAGCGGCATACTGAAGCCCGGTGTTGCCTCAATCGGAATCCAGCCGTAATCGCCGAAGTACACCTCGACCCAAGAGTGGGCGTCGGCATTCGTTACCGTATAGGTCCCGCTGCTGACCGGACTCTGCCCGTCCATCGGGATGTATTCGCTGGCAGAGCTGCTTCCTGGCGCATAACCTTTTACCCAGCGTGCAGGGATATCCAGCGATCGGGTCATCATCACCATCGCGGTGGAGAAGTAATCGCAATACCCCTCCCGGACTTCAAACAGGAAGCTGTCCACAAAATCCTCGCTTTGCTTGCGCGACAGGTCAGGCGTATTGGTGTAAGAGTAGTTGCTCTGTAAGTATTGTTGCAGCAAAATGACCTTATCATACGGCGTTTCTGCCGATTCCGTGATTTGCTCGGCCAAATCGGTCACGCGGTCAGGAAAATTCCTCGGGATTTGGAGATAAGCATCATCCGGGGAACCGCCGTAAAGTTCACTATAGGTTTTGCCCCTAAGCTCTTCAAGCGGAATGACAGGGACCTCCGATACCAGCGTATAGCTCTTCGGGTAATCGCCGTTTCGTTCCTCTTGCAGATGCAGCTCCGCCCCTTCGGATACCCAGCTCAGCCGCTCCGGATCGATAACCTCATCCAGCATTTGAACCTCACGGATCTTATAAGCACCGAACAGGACCGGATATTCGGTATCGTTCAGCATCGTGACCGTTTGCTTCACGGTCTTGGTCGGCACGGAGCTGGCCTCTTCATCGGAAAGGCTTTCCCCGATCCCCACATCGGCCCCCGAGCGTCTTCCGCTCCGGTCGGCCCAGCCTGTTCCGGAGTACACGGCCCTTGTCTCCCCGCGCCAATAACTGCGCTCTTCGGCACTGACCGACATCACGGGAGAGTAATCGAAGTTGAAGCCGCTGCCCAGATCATTATCGCCTCTGCCATACCCGGACGAGCTCTCCACCGGAGCTTCGATCAAGGTACCGGTACCGTTCGTGCTGATGCCCGATAACGGCACTCCGCTCCATTCTCTCCACGCCGTATAAGGGTCGGTCAGCGTCGGATTGATGTGCGGCATATTGACCCCTGCAACGATAATGAGCGAGAAGATGACGAGAATGTTGGCAATGATTTTAAACGGAGATCTGGATAAGTTAACCCATCCTTGCGGGAACCGTCTCCGAAAGCGGTTGAAGTGGTTCGTCACAAGCCAGCCCATGCCTGCTCCGGCTACCCATGCCGTCTCATCCCAAAGGGTGACCTTCGTGAACGAATCCAGAACCGCAAGGCCGATCACGTTCAGTCCGACAACAAACAGAATGCGCCGCTTGGTCTTCGCCCAGAGAAATATAAAGACGAAAATTGCCCACGCTGCGACAGCAAACCATACATAAGGAAATAAATACATCAATTCATCGGATAATACCGTGTCCGGTCCGAATGAAGGCACCGGCCTGCCGCCGGCTTCCAGCAGCTTGAACACGCTGTACAGGATCAATAGGAATTGCAATACCAGCCTCAACACCTGCTTGAGCGGAATCAGCGCTTCAATTACTGCCGTAATGGTAATGGCGGCAATGACGATCGCCGTCGTCTCCGACAGCCAGATGGATTCCGTGAAGGATACCCATTGCATGCCGATGATCCAAATCCACAGCACCGTCAGCGTATTAAAAAATGTCGTTGACAGCTTATCGAGCCAAAGCTTCAAGCAACTCCACCCCCCAACGCAGCAGGCAGCTCCTCGAGCGACGAGACGGAATAACATGATATCCCCCGCGACCTCAGGATCGAGATCGATTCATCGCGAAGCGCCTTGCCCCCAGGGTTCATAATTTGCAGGAAGCATGGATTCATGCCTCGGGCTTCCACCCAGCGCAGAACTTCGGATGCCTCCCGGCCGCTCATCGGACTGATGAGCAGGAGCACGGCTCCCTGCGGGAAATGGCGGTAAGAGCGCTCAAGCTCGGCAATCAGGCTCCCCTTGCGGTTGTAATCGACATCAACCAAATGCTGAATCATCCGCATACGCTCCCCTGCCTGCTCTGTCGGAGGAAACAGCTTGCCTTCCTCTGTGGCCGTAAACAAGCCCGTTCCCGCATGCTCTTTCGCCCCATATTCAATCAGCGAAGCGGCCGCAGAGACGGCAACCTCGAATTGCTGATCGCTCACATAAGCGTTCTCGGCGCCATCCAGGACGATCAGCGTCTTGGGAAAGGATTCGTGCTCGAACTCCTTGGATTTCCACGAACCGGTCTTCGCCGTCGCATTCCAGTGAATCCGAGAAATCCGGTCTCCATAAACATAGTCACGCACCCCATTAATTTGCGTCGTCTCCCGCCTTGAGGCCGAAACCGTCGTGTGGGTCCCGCCAAGCCGGGATCTATGGATATTCCGGTTCCATTTCGGAATATAAATCGTTCTGGGGAGGACCCGGAACTCGGTGTTCACTTCAATCCGTCCCCGATGCTCCATGATGCCGAAGATATCCTCGCTGATACATTCCGTCCCGGCGAACGCATACCGTCCCCGCTCGAGAGGCGGAGTCAGGAAGACGAGTACCCCGGCACCGCGCATGTTCGGGATGATGCTGTCTTCGAATGACCAGGAATCGCCGTTATGTCGTTGCAGCACTTCCTTGACGACCAGGTACGGCATCGGCAACAACCCTGGAACGTTCACATCGAGCCGAACGCGTACCTGCTCCCCTGCATGAAGCTGATCACGGCGTTCCCGGTCACCGAGAATGACGCGCTTCGCTTTTACACGCCTCACTCCGCCAAAGCCTGCTCCGATGACATAGACGGATAAGAGGCTGACCATCGAAAAGAGCATGAGCGAGGTTTTCCCCCCTTGAAACAACACGTACAGAAGACATAAGCACCAAACCGTCAATACCGCTGCCAGTCTGGACGGCTGCATGCCATTAAGAAATACGGAAACGGCGCGCCGCATGCTTATCTCCCCATTTGAACAGGCACTTTAACCTGTCGCAAAATAAAGTCCAGCACCGACTCGGGCGTTGCATTATCGAGCCGTGCTTCCGGACGCAGCATAATCCGGTGGGAGAGAACGTAAGGGGCAAGCGTCTTCACATCGTCAGGCAGCACGTAATCACGTTCTTGTAGGAAGGCAAAGGCTTTGGCCGCATTCATGAAGGACAGCGTTGCCCGCGGGCTTGCGCCCAGCATGACGGAAGGATGCTCCCGCGTCGAGCGGGTGATGTTCAACAAGTAATCGGCAACCGGTTCGCCGATAAATATGTCGCGGATCTCGCGCTGAATCGCGGAGACGGTATCCATATGCGTCACAGGCTTCAGCCGATCCGACAGCTGTCCGTCCTTCGAGGCATACATGAGCTGCTTCTCGGTTGCCGCATCGGGATATCCGAGGCTTAGCTTCAGCATGAAACGGTCAAGCTGCGCCTCCGGAAGCATGTAGGTTCCCTCAAAATCAATCGGGTTCTGGGTGGCGCACAGCATGAACGGATGCGGAAGCTCATGCGTCTCTCCGTCCACGGTCACGCTGCGCTCTTCCATGACCTCAAGCAGAGCGGACTGCGTCTTGGTCGTGGCCCGGTTAATCTCATCCGCCAGCAAAATATTGGTCATGACCGGTCCCGGCCGGAAATAAAACATTTCATCACGGGGGTGAAATACGGAAACCCCTGTTATATCACTCGGAAGAATGTCCGGATTGCATTGAATGCGCCGGTAATCTCCCTGCATGGATTTAGCCAAAGCTTTGATCAATTGCGTTTTTCCCGTTCCGGGAACGTCCTCGATCAGAACATGTCCACCAGCGAGCAGCGCCGTAAGGAGCAATTGGATCTCGAATTCTTTGCCTAGCAGGCACGACTCCAGATTGGATCGCACCGAGGAAATGATTTTCATGGATTCTTGGCTTACGGGCATGTATGACTAACCTCCTGTAAGGGAATAAATACTTAATTTAGTACTATTGTACATGATCGAGGTCGCGGAGTACATTCGAAGCCATATTTTGTTCCTTAACCAAATCCCGGGCTTGCCCTAAACGGCAAAAAGCCCTGGTTGTTTAACCAGGGCGCATGATGTCTTGACGGCTGTAGCATTAGCCTTTCGGCCTTACCAGCAGTGCGGCAATAAAAGAAAAAATGATCGCCGAGGATATCCCTGCACTCGTTACTTCGAATATCCCCGTGACGACCCCGATCCAGCCGTCCCTCTCCAGCTCCGTCAAGGCTCCGTGAACGAGGGAGTTGCCGAAGCTGGTGATCGGAACCGAGGCTCCGGCTCCGGCAAATTTGACAAGCGGTTCATACAGTCCGAACCCGTCGGCAATTGCGCCGGCCACGACGAGGGTGCTCATCGTATGCGCCGGGGTCAGCTTTATAACATCCATCATGATTTGCCCGATCACACAGATCAGACCGCCAATGATAAAAGCCCATAAAAACTGCATCACTTGGATCCTCCCGTCTCTATAGCTACTGCATGAGCAATGCACGGGATGCTCTCGCCCTGCTGATATGACAGCGGCGACAGCAGGGCACCCGTAGCAACGACCAGCACCTTGTTTAGTTCTCCTTTACGCATCCGGTTCAAGATATGGCCGTAAGTCACAACGGCTGAGCAGCCGCAGCCGCTGCCGCCGGCATTGACATACTTCTGTTTTTCCAGATCGTAAATCATCAGACCGCAGTCGGCAAAAACCGTGCCGTCCATGATGACATCGTTCTGCTTCAGAAGATCCTTGGCAATCGGCAGGCCGACGGATGCCAGGTCACCGGTCACGATCAAATCATAATCCTTGGCTTGTCTGCCGGTGTCTTGGAAATGCTTCGTAATCGTATCGGCCGCCGCCGGTGCCATCGCGGCTCCCATATTGAAGGGATCCTTGATGCCCAGGTCCACGACCTTCCCGATCGTGGCGTAGGTGACGTGCGGTCCGTCCCCCTCACTGGAGACGACGGAGCAGCCTGCTCCCGTAATGGTGTACTGGGCATACGGAGGCTTTTGCGAGCCGTATTCCGTCGGATAACGGAACTGCT from Paenibacillus ihbetae includes:
- the spoVAE gene encoding stage V sporulation protein AE, with translation MQFLWAFIIGGLICVIGQIMMDVIKLTPAHTMSTLVVAGAIADGFGLYEPLVKFAGAGASVPITSFGNSLVHGALTELERDGWIGVVTGIFEVTSAGISSAIIFSFIAALLVRPKG
- the spoVAD gene encoding stage V sporulation protein AD — protein: MKIIGQTWQFENKPVIIGTGTIVGPEEGEGPLAEDFDYIYDNIEINEKTWEKAERKLLEDASRKAAEKAGIKEDELQFFVGGDLMNQIISSSFAARQLGVPYLGVFGACSTSMESLAVASMIVDSGSAKYVMAGTASHNCTVEKQFRYPTEYGSQKPPYAQYTITGAGCSVVSSEGDGPHVTYATIGKVVDLGIKDPFNMGAAMAPAAADTITKHFQDTGRQAKDYDLIVTGDLASVGLPIAKDLLKQNDVIMDGTVFADCGLMIYDLEKQKYVNAGGSGCGCSAVVTYGHILNRMRKGELNKVLVVATGALLSPLSYQQGESIPCIAHAVAIETGGSK
- a CDS encoding AAA family ATPase, whose translation is MPVSQESMKIISSVRSNLESCLLGKEFEIQLLLTALLAGGHVLIEDVPGTGKTQLIKALAKSMQGDYRRIQCNPDILPSDITGVSVFHPRDEMFYFRPGPVMTNILLADEINRATTKTQSALLEVMEERSVTVDGETHELPHPFMLCATQNPIDFEGTYMLPEAQLDRFMLKLSLGYPDAATEKQLMYASKDGQLSDRLKPVTHMDTVSAIQREIRDIFIGEPVADYLLNITRSTREHPSVMLGASPRATLSFMNAAKAFAFLQERDYVLPDDVKTLAPYVLSHRIMLRPEARLDNATPESVLDFILRQVKVPVQMGR